The following proteins are co-located in the Cyprinus carpio isolate SPL01 chromosome B19, ASM1834038v1, whole genome shotgun sequence genome:
- the LOC109046616 gene encoding H-2 class I histocompatibility antigen, Q9 alpha chain: MQLVVLHLFVGVHLVYAGTHSLRYFYTGVSGVSGLPELTVVGLVDDQQFMYFDSNTKKAVPKTEWMRQSEGADYWDEETQNDNNYHESFKKNIQKAKERFNQSTGLHVMYGCEFDDQTEATDGFHQYGYDGEDFVSLDLKEMRWISPVPQGFSTVQKWNNNGALLEKDKHYFSTECIEWLQKYVQYGKSSLKKTVSPQVSLLQKSSSSPVKCHATGFYPSGVTISWMRNGQDHDEDVDLGQLLPNEDGTFQRSSTIRVTPEEWKNNEFSCVVEHQGEAKTANEIRTNNGDSLPIGIIVGVVAAVVLLTVNAVVGYVVYQKKKGFKPVSASDDGSNSSTHSVNSDHSVHSDNQLIQK, translated from the exons ATGCAACTCGTTGTACTGCATCTGTTCGTCGGAGTTCATCTTGTTTATGCTG GAACACACTCTCTGAGATACTTCTACACTGGTGTGTCTGGAGTCAGTGGCCTCCCAGAGCTCACTGTGGTCGGTCTGGTAGATGATCAGCAGTTTATGTATTTTGACAGCAACACAAAGAAAGCTGTTCCGAAGACAGAGTGGATGAGACAGAGTGAAGGAGCAGATTACTGGGACGAAGAGACTCAGAATGATAATAACTACCATGAGAGCttcaaaaaaaacatccagaaagCAAAGGAACGCTTCAACCAGTCAACAG GACTCCATGTGATGTACGGCTGTGAGTTTGATGATCAGACTGAAGCAACAGATGGGTTCCATCAGTATGGATATGATGGAGAGGACTTTGTGTCTCTGGAtctgaaggagatgagatggattTCTCCAGTGCCGCAAGGATTCAGCACTGTACAGAAGTGGAACAATAACGGAGCTCTTCTTGAGAAAGACAAACATTACTTCAGCACTGAGTGCATCGAGTGGTTGCAGAAGTATGTGCAGTATGGAAAGAGCAGCCTGAAGAAAACAG tctcTCCTCAGGTGTCTCTGCTGCAGAAGTCTTCCTCGTCTCCAGTCAAGTGTCATGCTACAGGTTTTTACCCCAGTGGAGTAACAATCTCCTGGATGAGAAATGGACAAGATCATGATGAGGATGTGGATCTTGGTCAACTTCTTCCTAACGAGGACGGGACCTTTCAGAGGTCGAGCACCATCAGAGTTACACCTGAAGAGTGGAAGAACAACGAGTTCAGCTGTGTGGTGGAGCACCAGGGTGAAGCCAAGACAGCAAATGAGATCAGGACTAACAATG GAGATTCTCTTCCTATCGGTATCATTGTTggtgttgttgctgctgttgttctgtTGACTGTGAATGCTGTTGTTGGATATGTGGTGTATCAGAAAAAGAAAG GCTTCAAACCTGTCAGTG CATCAGATGATGGTTCTAACAGCTCAACCCATTCAGTTAATTCagatcattcagttcattcagacaatcagctcattcaaaaataa